From one Chanodichthys erythropterus isolate Z2021 chromosome 3, ASM2448905v1, whole genome shotgun sequence genomic stretch:
- the LOC137005203 gene encoding zinc finger protein 32-like encodes MRIHTREKPYICRQCGKSFSQKGSLKIHMRIHTREKPFTCKQCGQSFSHKGSLIGHMRVHTGEKPYICKQCGQSFSQKGSLTAHMRIHTGEKPYTCTLCGNGFTREGSLREHRRIHFKEKPFTCDQCGKSFIYKGNLKVHMRIHLKEN; translated from the coding sequence ATGAGAATCCATACTAGAGAAAAGCCATATATCTGCCGacaatgtgggaagagtttcagtcaaaaggGAAGCCTTAAAATCCACATGAGAATCCATACTAGagaaaagcctttcacctgcaaacaatgtggacagagtttcagtcaTAAAGGAAGCCTTATAggccacatgagagttcacactggagaaaagccataTATCTGCAAAcaatgtggacagagtttcagtcaaaaggGAAGCCTTACagcccacatgagaattcacactggagaaaagccttacacctgcactCTGTGCGGGAATGGCTTCACACGGGAAGGAAGCCTTAGGGAACACAGGagaattcactttaaagagaaGCCAtttacatgtgatcagtgtggaaagagtttcatatATAAAGGAAATCTTAAGGTCCACATGAGGATTcacttgaaagagaactga